From the genome of Candidatus Hydrogenedentota bacterium:
TGTGGTGACCGTGTTGAGCGATCCCGAGCTGCACAGCAGGTGGGAACAGGATGTGAAGGACATCCGCGACCGCATCAATGCGATGCGGGAGCTGTTCGTGGAGACCCTCAAAGCCAAGGGCGTGCGCCAGGATTTCTCGTTCATCAAGGAGCAGAAGGGCATGTTCTCGTTTTCGGGGCTCAGCAAGGAACAGGTGGACGTGCTCCGCGAGAAGTATGCGGTCTACATTGTGGGTTCCGGACGGATCAACGTGGCGGGCATGACTGAATCGAATATGGATTATCTGTGTGCCGCTATCGCGGATGTGCTGTAAGTTCTTGGTTTTGACGCCGGGCAATTCGTTCTGGCGCCCGTGCCTGCGATATAGTGTCGGGTGCCGCATGGCGCCAATGTCTGCAACATGGTTTATATGAGGGAACTGAGATGACGCTCGCGATTGTCGTTGCCGCTTCTGCTCTTGCCGCCGCCAATGTGCCTGTGCCGGAGGGCGGTTTCCCCGTACAGATAACAGGTCCTTGGACCATCGAGATCGGGCCGGGCAAGGCCGACACGCCAGCGGGGGTGCGCGAATTGTCCCGGGGCGTGCCGCTGAACATCGCCCCCGTCGAAATGGTGCAGGTGCGCGCCGAGGAACACAAACCGCTGCCGGTATTCAATCCCAATACCGGCAATTGGAGGCGCGGCGACAAACTGCGGCAGCTTATCGCGGAAGAATGCACAGGCACGGGGCTTGTCGTGCCGCCGAGTATCCGAATCACGCTGGAGCCGAACGGCGCTGAAGCATTGGCGAAGGACACTGACTACATTGTAGACGCTTTTTGGGCGCAGATCGGCCGTATCGAGGGCGGCGGCATTGGTCCCGAGCAGGCCGTCTACGTTGATTACGATTATTACCCCACGCGCCTGGACAGCATCTTCGTGGACGCCTCCGGCAACGTGCGTGTGGCGCCGGGAGAACCGGGCATCGGAAATATTTACCCCCCCGAGCCGGGACCGGGCGAGGCAGCGGTGTGCACTATCTGGCACAACGGCATCATGGACGGTCTGCAGCCCGAGAACGTGTTTCCCATCGAGTTCGCGGCGAAACAGGCCGCCGCGCAGACCGTAAGCGCGGCCGAACAGTTTCTTCCCAAGACCCTGGCCAAACTCCGCAATGGCGAGCCGGTGACCATCGTCGCGTGGGGCGACAGCGTCACCAATGGCGGAGGCGTCAAGGCCGGCAAGCAGGACTTGTGGTATCAACAACAGTTTGTGACTCGGTTGAGAGCGCGTTTTTCTCAATCCGAGATCACCCTCCACACGGCGTCATGGCCGGGCGGCAACAGCGGCGGCTACATGAGCGCTCCGGCTGGCGGGCAATACGATTTCAAACGGGATGTGCTGGACAAAAAGCCCGACCTTGTCACCATCGAATTTGTAAACGATGCCTACCTCGAAGGCGATGCGTTGAAAGAGCATTATGGCAAGATTCGCGACGCGTTGCGGGCGATCCCGGCGGAGATCATTCTGATTACGCCGCACTACGTGAGGCAGGACTGGATGGGCGTGAGCACCGTCAAGGTGGATGAAGATCCGCGCCCATACGTGCGGGGGTTACGTGTTTTTGCCGCCGACAACGGCATCGCGGTGGCCGACGCTGCCAAGTTGTGGGGCGAATTGTGGCGCAAGGGCATCCCGTATCCGGTCATTCTGGCCAACGCCATCAACCATCCCGACGAACGAGGCCACGAAATGTTCGCCGATGCCCTCATGGCAGTGTTCCCGGAGA
Proteins encoded in this window:
- a CDS encoding GDSL-type esterase/lipase family protein; translation: MTLAIVVAASALAAANVPVPEGGFPVQITGPWTIEIGPGKADTPAGVRELSRGVPLNIAPVEMVQVRAEEHKPLPVFNPNTGNWRRGDKLRQLIAEECTGTGLVVPPSIRITLEPNGAEALAKDTDYIVDAFWAQIGRIEGGGIGPEQAVYVDYDYYPTRLDSIFVDASGNVRVAPGEPGIGNIYPPEPGPGEAAVCTIWHNGIMDGLQPENVFPIEFAAKQAAAQTVSAAEQFLPKTLAKLRNGEPVTIVAWGDSVTNGGGVKAGKQDLWYQQQFVTRLRARFSQSEITLHTASWPGGNSGGYMSAPAGGQYDFKRDVLDKKPDLVTIEFVNDAYLEGDALKEHYGKIRDALRAIPAEIILITPHYVRQDWMGVSTVKVDEDPRPYVRGLRVFAADNGIAVADAAKLWGELWRKGIPYPVILANAINHPDERGHEMFADALMAVFPEK